From one Lotus japonicus ecotype B-129 chromosome 3, LjGifu_v1.2 genomic stretch:
- the LOC130748107 gene encoding RPM1-interacting protein 4 yields MAQRSHVPKFGNWDGEDNVPYTAYFDKARKDRTGTKMINPNDPEENSDLVLDNNLPPSKSKPGVDSEDPSGKGSARSTYESHRSMEDGDPKQFVDSPARQANDSAPRYGGQGVGSADNRKRPSRQSTGSEYSIERSPLHRQAKTPGRDSPSWEGKSSYDSNHGTPGRSRLRPVNRGDETPEKGAAVPKFGEWDVSNPASADGFTHIFNKVREERQGGAGNALGTPERPHVIRSQPSNDKVQCCCFGFSKK; encoded by the exons ATGgca CAACGTTCTCATGTACCAAAGTTTGGCAATTGGGATGGTGAAGATAATGTTCCTTATACAGCATATTTTGACAAGGCCCGGAAAGATCGAACTGGAACAAAGATGATAAACCCAAATGACCCTGAGGAAAATTCAGATTTAGTTCTTGATAATAACCTCCCTCCTTCCAAATCCAAACCCGGAGTGGATTCAGAGGATCCATCTGGAAAGGGATCAGCGCGATCAACATATGAGTCTCATAGGAGCATGGAAGATGGTGATCCAAAACAATTCGTTGACTCTCCCGCTCGTCAGGCCAATGATTCCGCACCTCGCTATGGAGGCCAGGGAGTAGGTTCTGCTGATAACCGTAAAAGACCTTCGAGACAAAGTACTGGGTCTGAGTACAGCATTGAGCGTTCACCCCTTCATCGCCAAGCTAAAACCCCTGGCAGGGACAGCCCCTCATGGGAAGGAAAGAGTTCCTACGACAGCAACCATGGTACACCCGGAAGATCCCGGTTAAGACCAGTTAATCGAGGGGATGAAACA CCTGAGAAAGGTGCTGCTGTTCCGAAGTTTGGTGAGTGGGACGTGAGTAACCCTGCATCAGCTGATGGCTTCACTCATATTTTCAACAAAGTGAGGGAGGAGAGACAAGGCGGGGCTGGAAATGCGCTGGGCACACCTGAGAGACCCCATGTCATCAGGAGCCAACCTAGTAATGATAAAGTCCAG TGTTGCTGCTTTGGGTTTAGCAAGAAATGA